TTACCTCAGGTCGAATAGCTACGAGTGCCTTTTAACACTAAAGGCCCTCACGCTTGTGAAGGGCCCCCGATTCGGCGGAAGTGGCAGCGGGCCAGCACCGCGAcgcgaccgcccgcgcagccgtttaagtagatttagatggcACCTCCGAGAGCTTCTCTGAAAGTAGCGATGAATTCTTCTCCAACACGCATTGTGGTTATGCAAATTCTTGACCAAGCTGTGTATCTTTATTGGGTTTTATAGGGTTCATTATACACTAAGGTTAGAGACAAACAAGGGTCACACGGATTCTTTTGAAACATTCAGTGTATCTAAACTCGATTCAAACGTGTACTGTGATTTTTTCATGCACTAATCAATTATAGCACCCATTAAAGTAAAATAGTGTTCTCGGAGATGTGAATGGTACCCCCCGTCACGAAAGCGATCAAAGCAACCTCTGACCCTTTGACCACTGTACCTTTCTGCGCCGTCGTCAACCTCAACCCTTATCCGCATCCATCCTTTAACATCTTTGCAATGGCGATGATGAAGTGACCGTAGGGAACCTGTTAAGGGTATTATCTGATAGTTTTACTTGTAAACTTCTTATTTTGCAACGTGGAAGTTTATTGATGAGGAAAGCGGTAACGTGATGCCCCATTAACCATTCTCCATGATATTCTCCATGAGAATACGCTTGAAGCGGCCAagaatttatttctactttcttaCAGCGgttagaaaagaattttgactGATAGGTCATAGATTCAATAGAATGTTGACCTTGTCTTTTTCAGGTTGTAACGATTGCACTctatgttcatttcttctccgTGACTCCtcctttagaaaaagaagtggCACTTGAATTGGCGGATTTTTACAAGCTGTCTATAAAGAAATATGGACAATTTAGAGTTCTGTGAGCGCCAGGgttatttttatgttgtttGACTAAAGAGAAGGTGGAGAATGAGTTTTTGAGCTATTATAGCTTAAGACAAACTTAGCTCACTCTAATCTCCGTAATCGGACTAGCGCCAGCGAGGGTCCCAGTTCGAACCCAATCGGTCCCAATCCAAAACCTGGTACACAATTATGACTATCCGATCGCTTTGACACGACCTGACATCTCCAAATTTCACTTACTCAAAAAACATCAGCAGTAATACTTGCTGGGCGACATTGAAATCGATGTGTATTGATTGCGTTTCTGATCGCTGATCTCTGCCTTTGTCGGAACTTTTTTTCACCAACGTACtcgttattttcttctgcttctgtTTACAATTATCTTATAATCTCATCGTGCTTAcgactactttttttaaagaccaTTTCCGTTCTGCCGATTTGTGAGTTTGATTGTTTCAGTGATGAATTGTGTATCGAAGAAGGTTGTTTTTTTGTCAGAGATGCTCTTCTGATGTCTTTGGTTGGGTAAGGCTGCCTTTCATCGTAAATAACTGGAGCAGTTGGTGAGAATaactatataaatataatatatgtttTTCCCTCAGGTTGCCAATTGAGAGGCAGCTGTTGTTGACAAATCCCATGAGGATTAAAGCAGCAGCAATCCTTGAAATACCCAAAGGTTACTTTATAGATAGTAAACGATGAACAAacgtgaggtttttttttctgtgcttaAGAAACAGTTCTCAGTCGCACGGACAGCCGAAATTGGAATATGGTCACGAAGTATATTCCTAGAGGAAGTTTGGAGCATGCAATGATTGGTAAGAACATTTATAGTGCATTCGCAATTTCTTTCGGTCAAGCTCAAGTATAGGATTCCAGGTAAGGTTCCTTATAACTCAAGTTCGTTGGCTACTTCAAGATTATTTCATTAGTTTATCCCTCATATCTGGATATTTTCACTATTCTTAAACTGTTGAGTAAAGTGTAGTTTGAGGAGACTCAACCGCgctttatttttggaagtaaataactaagtcagtCAGGGCCCTAAACCTTGGTATTAGTCTAAGAGGATCTATATGTATGataaaatcaaagagaaaaaggtaaGATAGAGATTACGCAAATACGAGTGCAGTTAAGTGCCCACCTACATTTCCCCCGAGCTGTTCACCGATGATATGGTGGCGAACGCTAAGGAAAGGATGATAAGTGCAAGACAAGTGTTCAGGGAAGTGCAGAAGTTAaaacagcgtatcacgaaattgacggaaaCATCAGGGAACCCGTGGAGTTCGGTTTGGAGCCttgcgtggctccgctcaacttcCCCAATCCCTGTAAGAAAAACagtgtttgttcctacgagatacatTCTTCCTACGTTAGAACACACCCGGTTATCTGCACTCGGATCCCCGCGGCAGcccattcatttgttttcgacACTTCTGGAGCCATTGAAGACGAAATACTAACCGATAGGAGTcaaactacttttttcctgcttGTTTCCTCAATCtcctcatttctcattttgttaTTCCTGCATAACTATAATGTCCGATGACAGTAATTAATGTAATTATAATGTCTGATGCAATATATTTCCCAATATGCTTCCTAGAGGCTGCCTTATTAAATGGAGGCCTTCTTCTCAACACCAGAACAAAGACGGATGTGTTGATTGTCGGTATTGGGAGTGGAGTAATAGCTAACTACATTCAGTACAAATATAGATGGGTACGTTTAAACATTTTATCGACCTTTGCTACGTGAACTTTCCTCCTCCTAATATATGTTGAGACCGCAAAACCAACCGTGAATTTATATGTGGATAGGTGTCTCCTTCTTAACATACTGACAAGAATACTAAGGAATAGTGCGCTTACAAAGAATTATGAACTATCACTTCTGGGAATTTGTAAATTGTGCTGTTGTCAGTATGATTGTTATAAATCATACAGAAATGGTTGGAGCCCTTTTTATGTTGACTTTGCATTTGTACGGTAGTGAATTACTGGGTCTGGTATCAGCACTAAATTGTGTTGATTTCCCCACATTTTCGTAATGCTAATGTTGCAGACGACGtctcattttgaaaagtacCTTAACACCACATTTTTATTCCAGCCGG
This window of the Necator americanus strain Aroian chromosome III, whole genome shotgun sequence genome carries:
- a CDS encoding hypothetical protein (NECATOR_CHRIII.G9256.T1) — its product is MIFSMRIRLKRPRIYFYFLTAVVTIALYVHFFSVTPPLEKEVALELADFYKLSIKKYGQFRVLDELCIEEGCFFVRDALLMSLVGLPIERQLLLTNPMRIKAAAILEIPKETVLSRTDSRNWNMVTKYIPRGSLEHAMIEAALLNGGLLLNTRTKTDVLIVGIGSGVIANYIQYKYRWSKITMIEKHETMARFLLKWFQLHPNKNFKITAGDTLDMIRKFAQEGAKYHVVFFNICMMSFHRLPCPTVKDLPDDIIQSIAKMVDHTGTFVINLMTDGVDAESAYKRQKHRLERYFNECLLLKPVRVYNNVLSCSQTFHNLTILTEVRKFLEA
- a CDS encoding hypothetical protein (NECATOR_CHRIII.G9256.T2) gives rise to the protein MRIRLKRPRIYFYFLTAVVTIALYVHFFSVTPPLEKEVALELADFYKLSIKKYGQFRVLDELCIEEGCFFVRDALLMSLVGLPIERQLLLTNPMRIKAAAILEIPKETVLSRTDSRNWNMVTKYIPRGSLEHAMIEAALLNGGLLLNTRTKTDVLIVGIGSGVIANYIQYKYRWSKITMIEKHETMARFLLKWFQLHPNKNFKITAGDTLDMIRKFAQEGAKYHVVFFNICMMSFHRLPCPTVKDLPDDIIQSIAKMVDHTGTFVINLMTDGVDAESAYKRQKHRLERYFNECLLLKPVRVYNNVLSCSQTFHNLTILTEVRKFLEA